Proteins from one Stenotrophomonas aracearum genomic window:
- the yjgA gene encoding ribosome biogenesis factor YjgA: protein MRGRDEETGEFLDISRSQNRRDALDVLALGEKLVSLTPAQLARVPVPEDLLPHIAEAKRITAHIAHKRQLAFLAKHMRREDEATLDAIRDALDVNSETSRREVAALHRAEDWRERLLKDGDKALSTLLEEYPQADRQQLRTLVRNAQAERAKNKPPRAFRELYQVLRALFVPAALGLDAVASDSDADADDLDDDSND from the coding sequence ATGCGCGGACGCGACGAAGAAACCGGTGAATTCCTTGATATCAGCCGCAGCCAGAACCGGCGCGACGCGCTGGACGTGCTGGCCTTGGGCGAGAAGCTGGTGTCGCTGACCCCGGCCCAGCTGGCCCGCGTGCCGGTCCCGGAAGACCTGCTGCCGCACATCGCCGAAGCCAAGCGGATCACCGCGCATATCGCCCACAAGCGCCAGCTGGCGTTCCTGGCCAAGCACATGCGGCGCGAAGACGAAGCCACGCTGGACGCGATCCGCGACGCGCTGGATGTGAACAGCGAAACCTCGCGCCGCGAAGTGGCCGCCCTGCACCGCGCCGAAGACTGGCGCGAGCGCCTGCTCAAGGACGGCGACAAGGCGCTGTCGACGCTGCTGGAGGAATACCCGCAGGCCGACCGCCAGCAGCTGCGCACGCTGGTGCGCAACGCACAGGCTGAGCGGGCGAAGAACAAGCCGCCGCGCGCCTTCCGCGAGCTCTACCAGGTGCTGCGCGCGCTGTTCGTGCCGGCTGCACTGGGCCTGGACGCGGTCGCGTCCGACAGCGACGCTGACGCCGACGACCTCGACGACGACAGCAACGACTGA
- the tldD gene encoding metalloprotease TldD yields MTENALTLAQDRLLLPAGLDAGGLERTFGTLLGPGIDFGDLYFQHARRESWSVEDGIVKDGAHSIEQGVGVRAIAGEKTGFSYSDDIHGDALLAAAQSARAISRDGGAQPARALVRGNARALYPALDPIDGIGNEAKVEVLKRLDRYLRAADPRVQQVMVSLSGGVDTVLIARSDGVLAGDIRPLVRLNVQVIVEQHGRRESGYAGGGGRYSYGELFADGRPEAFAREALRQALVNLEAIPAPAGVMTVVLGPGWPGVLLHEAVGHGLEGDFNRKGTSVYAGRIGERVAAKGVTIVDDGTLDGRRGSLNIDDEGHPTQCTTLIEDGILVGYMQDSLNARLMGVAPTGNGRRESFAHMTMPRMTNTYMRAGQHDPEEMIRSVKRGLYAVNFGGGQVDITSGKYVFSATEAYLIEDGKVTAPVKGATLIGNGPETMQKVRMIGNDLALDEGVGVCGKDGQSVPVGVGQPSLLIDGITVGGTQA; encoded by the coding sequence ATGACTGAAAACGCACTCACCCTTGCCCAAGACCGCCTGCTGCTGCCTGCCGGGCTCGACGCCGGTGGCCTGGAGCGCACCTTCGGCACCCTGCTGGGGCCGGGCATCGATTTCGGCGACCTGTACTTCCAGCACGCCCGCCGCGAAAGCTGGAGCGTGGAAGACGGCATCGTCAAGGACGGCGCCCACTCCATCGAGCAGGGCGTGGGCGTGCGCGCGATCGCCGGCGAGAAGACCGGCTTCTCCTATTCCGATGACATCCACGGCGACGCGCTGCTGGCCGCCGCGCAGTCGGCGCGCGCGATCTCACGCGACGGCGGCGCGCAGCCGGCCCGTGCCCTGGTGCGCGGCAACGCCCGCGCGCTGTACCCCGCGCTGGACCCCATCGACGGGATCGGCAATGAAGCCAAGGTCGAGGTGCTCAAGCGCCTGGACCGCTACCTGCGCGCGGCCGACCCGCGCGTGCAGCAGGTGATGGTGAGCTTGTCCGGCGGCGTCGACACGGTGCTGATCGCGCGCAGCGACGGCGTGCTGGCCGGCGACATCCGCCCGCTGGTACGCCTGAACGTGCAGGTGATCGTGGAACAGCACGGCCGCCGCGAATCCGGCTATGCCGGCGGCGGTGGTCGTTACAGCTACGGGGAACTGTTCGCCGACGGGCGCCCGGAAGCCTTCGCGCGCGAAGCGCTGCGCCAGGCGCTGGTCAACCTGGAGGCGATCCCGGCCCCGGCCGGCGTGATGACCGTGGTGCTCGGCCCGGGGTGGCCGGGCGTGCTGCTGCATGAAGCGGTCGGGCATGGCCTGGAAGGCGACTTCAACCGCAAGGGCACCAGCGTGTACGCCGGCCGCATCGGCGAGCGCGTGGCCGCCAAGGGCGTGACCATCGTCGACGACGGCACCCTGGACGGCCGCCGCGGCTCGCTCAACATCGACGACGAAGGCCACCCGACCCAGTGCACCACGCTGATCGAGGACGGCATCCTGGTCGGCTACATGCAGGACTCGCTCAACGCGCGGCTGATGGGCGTGGCCCCGACCGGCAATGGTCGCCGCGAGTCGTTCGCGCACATGACCATGCCGCGCATGACCAACACCTACATGCGTGCCGGCCAGCACGACCCGGAAGAGATGATCCGCTCGGTCAAGCGTGGCCTGTATGCGGTGAACTTCGGTGGCGGCCAGGTCGACATCACCAGCGGCAAGTACGTGTTCTCGGCCACCGAGGCCTACCTGATCGAAGACGGCAAGGTCACCGCGCCGGTGAAGGGCGCCACCCTGATCGGCAACGGTCCGGAAACGATGCAGAAGGTGCGCATGATCGGCAACGACCTGGCGCTGGACGAAGGCGTGGGCGTGTGCGGCAAGGACGGCCAGAGCGTGCCGGTGGGCGTGGGCCAGCCGTCGCTGTTGATCGACGGCATCACCGTGGGCGGCACCCAGGCCTGA
- a CDS encoding YhdP family protein: MSAPLRLRLRRIRRHAAYAMAIVLVCVALLVGTISQLLPLAERYPDKVAGWLSARAGQPVAFDQLQTRWTRRGPLLALKGLRIGAGEGLRIGEAEVLVSLYSGLLPGHSLTELRLRGLALVLQRAEDGRWSVQGLPQPKAGGDPLETLRRLGELQVIGGRLRVDAPSLKVQAELPRIDLRLRVNGERVSVGARAWADVQAAPLTAVLDFNRAKGDGQAWLAADPADFRAWSALLSFGGASLQQGTGTFNTWVDLRDHRVVMLTTDADLQGVQLHGATLADGERPTLQLDALQLRARWRWVQGGWRADAPRLRIGLDGRTEQLDGLLIAGGQHLALAGDNIDATALLRGLALTDRIDPGLRAWLHDAAPQVRMRRVRVAGERDGALQFEGDLEDIQFAAAGHAPGLSGVGGHFNGDANGFRLDLQPSRVMQFDWPTGFGVRHDVRLAGSMVGWRDEGGGWRIGTPALRVQGTDYAADVRGTVWFQGNGTRPWLQLAAKLDDVPMTAAKRFWIHSKMSKGATDWLDAALVGGYVRGGIGLVTGDLEDWPFDRNNGRFEASGHIDNGNIRFQHDWPTMDKVDGDIAFIGPGFEMHGRGDLAGVVVDHFDAGIADFGPSALTVKATTRSDAGALLAMLKQSPLHATYADSLDNLSAKGPAAVTFDLLQPLHHDQGPGHLQGTVELDGATLSDKRFDLTFDAMRGLAKYSRDGFGAEALAVRHLGQDGQLSLRAGGYVRDPQQAFEAELGAALDAGLLLDRAPELGWLKPYIQGTSRWTIGVTLPKVAAGSKLQPPTMLRLDSELVGTRLDLPAPLDKPADTPLATSVTAQLPMGAGRVDVAFGQRLALAARTHNNQTGVQVTLGSDTVDREPPASGLVVNGQSGSLDALDWIALARSPGGTPDADPMPLRQVDVQVGQLLLAGGMFPQTRLQLRPSNSGIDVRLDGPSLAGDLSVPSADGAPIVGTLDRVHWQSPPSPVKAPGDGAPILLPADATLPARVQASANDTNPAKIPPLSLDVADLQFGKARLGQAVLRTRPFGNGLSVDKLQFRAPKQAIDIQGRWLGMGPAASTHVEVKVDSEDLGGLMQNLDYGGQLRSGQGQITLEAGWQGGPSDFQLGALQGRMEVHARNGQLLELEPGAGRVLGLLSVAQLPRRLMFDFRDFFSKGFAFNQIGGTLAFADGMATTDKVLIEGPAANISIRGRTDLRRQQFDQTIDVNPRAGNLLTVVGAVAGGPVGAAVGAAANAVLSKPLGEIGAKTYRVTGPWAEPKVDVIDRDDAPKPAAPAPVAR; encoded by the coding sequence ATGAGCGCGCCGCTGCGCCTGCGACTGCGAAGGATTCGCCGCCATGCTGCCTATGCCATGGCGATCGTATTGGTATGCGTGGCCCTGCTGGTGGGCACCATCAGCCAGCTGCTGCCGCTGGCCGAGCGCTACCCGGACAAGGTGGCCGGCTGGCTGAGCGCGCGCGCCGGGCAGCCGGTGGCGTTCGATCAACTGCAGACCCGCTGGACCCGGCGTGGTCCGTTGCTGGCGCTCAAGGGCCTGCGCATCGGCGCGGGCGAGGGCCTGCGCATTGGCGAGGCCGAGGTGCTGGTGTCGCTGTATTCCGGGCTGCTGCCCGGTCATTCGCTGACCGAGCTGCGCCTGCGCGGGCTGGCGCTGGTGCTGCAGCGGGCCGAGGACGGCCGCTGGTCGGTGCAGGGCCTGCCGCAGCCCAAGGCCGGCGGCGATCCGCTGGAAACGCTGCGCCGCCTGGGCGAGCTGCAGGTCATCGGCGGCCGCCTGCGGGTGGATGCGCCGTCGCTGAAGGTGCAGGCCGAGCTGCCGCGGATCGACCTGCGCCTGCGCGTGAACGGCGAGCGCGTCTCGGTCGGCGCCCGTGCCTGGGCCGACGTGCAGGCCGCGCCGCTCACCGCCGTGCTCGACTTCAACCGTGCCAAGGGCGACGGCCAGGCCTGGCTCGCCGCCGACCCGGCCGACTTCCGCGCCTGGTCCGCGCTGCTGAGCTTCGGCGGGGCGTCGCTGCAGCAGGGCACCGGCACCTTCAACACCTGGGTGGACCTGCGCGACCACCGCGTGGTGATGCTCACCACCGACGCCGACCTGCAGGGCGTGCAGCTGCACGGGGCGACCCTGGCCGACGGCGAGCGCCCCACCTTGCAGCTGGACGCGCTGCAACTGCGTGCGCGCTGGCGCTGGGTGCAGGGCGGCTGGCGGGCCGACGCGCCGCGCCTGCGGATCGGCCTGGACGGGCGCACCGAACAGCTCGATGGCCTGTTGATCGCCGGCGGCCAGCACCTGGCGCTGGCCGGCGACAACATCGACGCCACCGCACTGCTGCGCGGGTTGGCGCTGACCGACCGGATCGATCCGGGCCTGCGTGCCTGGCTGCATGACGCCGCACCGCAGGTGCGGATGCGCCGCGTGCGGGTGGCCGGCGAGCGCGACGGTGCACTGCAGTTCGAAGGCGACCTCGAGGACATCCAGTTCGCTGCGGCCGGCCACGCGCCGGGCCTGAGCGGGGTGGGCGGGCACTTCAACGGCGACGCCAACGGGTTCCGGCTGGACCTGCAACCGTCGCGGGTGATGCAGTTCGACTGGCCCACCGGCTTCGGCGTGCGCCACGACGTGCGCCTGGCCGGCAGCATGGTCGGCTGGCGCGATGAAGGCGGCGGCTGGCGGATCGGCACCCCGGCGCTGCGCGTGCAGGGTACCGACTACGCCGCCGACGTGCGCGGCACGGTGTGGTTCCAGGGCAATGGCACCCGCCCGTGGCTGCAGCTGGCGGCCAAGCTGGACGACGTGCCGATGACGGCGGCCAAGCGCTTCTGGATCCATTCCAAGATGAGCAAGGGCGCCACCGACTGGCTGGACGCGGCGCTGGTGGGCGGTTATGTGCGCGGCGGCATCGGCCTGGTCACCGGCGACCTGGAAGACTGGCCGTTCGACAGGAACAACGGCCGCTTCGAGGCCAGCGGGCATATCGACAACGGCAACATCCGCTTCCAGCACGACTGGCCGACCATGGACAAGGTGGATGGCGATATCGCCTTCATCGGCCCGGGGTTTGAAATGCACGGTCGCGGCGACCTGGCCGGGGTGGTGGTGGACCACTTCGATGCAGGTATCGCAGATTTCGGCCCATCCGCGTTGACGGTGAAGGCGACCACCCGCAGCGACGCCGGCGCGCTGCTGGCGATGCTCAAGCAGAGCCCGCTGCATGCCACCTATGCGGATTCGCTGGACAACCTGAGCGCCAAGGGCCCCGCAGCGGTCACCTTCGACCTGCTGCAGCCGCTGCACCACGACCAGGGCCCCGGCCACCTGCAGGGCACGGTCGAGCTGGACGGCGCCACGCTGTCGGACAAGCGTTTCGACCTGACCTTCGATGCGATGCGGGGCTTGGCAAAGTACAGCCGGGACGGTTTCGGTGCCGAGGCGCTGGCCGTGCGCCATCTGGGCCAGGACGGCCAGTTGAGCCTGCGTGCCGGTGGCTATGTGCGCGACCCGCAGCAGGCGTTCGAAGCCGAGCTCGGCGCCGCGCTGGACGCCGGCCTGCTGCTCGACCGGGCGCCGGAACTGGGCTGGCTCAAACCGTACATCCAGGGCACGTCGCGATGGACGATCGGGGTCACCCTTCCCAAGGTCGCGGCGGGCAGCAAGCTGCAACCGCCGACGATGCTGCGCCTGGATTCGGAGTTGGTCGGCACCCGCCTGGACCTGCCGGCGCCGCTGGACAAGCCGGCTGACACCCCGCTGGCCACCTCGGTCACCGCGCAGCTGCCGATGGGCGCGGGACGGGTGGACGTGGCGTTCGGCCAGCGCCTGGCGCTGGCGGCGCGCACGCACAACAACCAGACCGGCGTGCAGGTCACGCTGGGCAGCGACACGGTCGACCGCGAACCGCCGGCCAGCGGGCTGGTGGTCAACGGCCAGAGTGGCTCGCTGGATGCGCTGGACTGGATCGCGCTGGCGCGCTCGCCGGGGGGCACCCCCGACGCCGACCCGATGCCGCTGCGCCAGGTCGACGTGCAGGTCGGCCAGCTGCTGCTGGCCGGCGGCATGTTCCCGCAGACGCGCCTGCAGCTGCGGCCCTCCAACAGCGGGATCGACGTGCGCCTGGACGGCCCGTCGCTGGCCGGTGACCTGAGCGTGCCCAGTGCCGACGGCGCACCGATTGTCGGCACGCTCGACCGCGTGCACTGGCAGTCGCCGCCGTCGCCGGTGAAGGCGCCGGGCGACGGCGCGCCGATCCTGCTGCCCGCCGACGCCACCTTGCCCGCGCGTGTGCAGGCCAGCGCCAACGACACCAACCCGGCGAAGATTCCGCCGCTGTCGCTGGACGTGGCCGACCTGCAGTTCGGCAAGGCGCGGCTGGGCCAGGCGGTGCTGCGCACGCGCCCGTTCGGCAACGGCCTGAGCGTGGACAAACTGCAGTTCCGCGCGCCGAAGCAGGCCATCGACATCCAGGGCCGCTGGCTCGGGATGGGCCCCGCGGCCAGTACCCATGTCGAGGTCAAGGTAGACAGCGAAGACCTGGGCGGCCTGATGCAGAACCTGGACTACGGCGGCCAGCTGCGCAGCGGCCAGGGCCAGATCACCCTCGAGGCCGGCTGGCAGGGCGGTCCGTCGGACTTCCAGCTGGGCGCGTTGCAGGGCCGGATGGAGGTGCACGCGCGCAATGGCCAGCTGCTGGAGCTGGAGCCCGGCGCTGGCCGCGTGCTCGGCCTGCTCAGCGTGGCCCAGCTGCCGCGCCGGCTGATGTTCGACTTCCGCGACTTCTTCTCCAAGGGCTTTGCCTTCAACCAGATCGGCGGCACGCTGGCGTTCGCCGACGGCATGGCCACCACCGACAAGGTGCTGATCGAAGGCCCGGCCGCCAACATCAGCATCCGCGGGCGCACCGACCTGCGCCGCCAGCAGTTCGACCAGACCATCGACGTCAATCCGCGCGCGGGCAACCTGCTCACCGTGGTCGGCGCGGTCGCCGGCGGCCCGGTGGGCGCGGCGGTGGGTGCGGCGGCCAATGCGGTGTTGTCCAAGCCGCTGGGCGAGATCGGCGCCAAGACCTACCGGGTGACCGGCCCGTGGGCCGAGCCCAAGGTCGACGTGATCGACCGTGACGATGCGCCGAAACCGGCCGCACCCGCGCCGGTGGCACGTTGA
- the rng gene encoding ribonuclease G, translating to MSEEILVNVTPRETRVAVIENGMLQELHIERGWRRGVVGNIYKGKVQRVMPGMQAAFVEVGLERAAFLHANDVVRPAPVASADTEGTTLPPPSSVPIVELLRDGQDIVVQVVKDPIGTKGARLTTQISIPSRYMVLLPQSKVVGVSARIEDEAERARLKTLVTELSAQHGGYGYIVRTNAEGQPAEAIAEDIAYLSRVWNVVERRGREAAPCSVIYEDLSLPLRSVRDLIRKDVDKVKVDSKETFTQLQAFVAKYMPVLAEKLELYSGDRPIFDMFGVEDEIGRALDKQVPLKSGGYLVIDQTEAMTTIDVNTGSFLGQRNLEETVFRTNLEAAQSVARQLRLRNLGGIIIIDFIDMDDAEHRRQVLRTLEKALARDHAKTTVYEFSPLGLVEMTRKRTVESLERQLSEPCPECSGRGSIKTAETVTYEIFREITRAVRQFDAARLLVIASSKVVARITDEESAAVAELEEFLGKSIRFQADEQYLQEQFDVVLL from the coding sequence ATGTCTGAGGAAATCCTGGTCAACGTCACCCCGCGCGAAACCCGGGTGGCGGTCATTGAAAACGGCATGCTGCAGGAGCTGCACATCGAACGCGGCTGGCGCCGCGGGGTGGTCGGCAACATCTACAAGGGCAAGGTGCAGCGGGTGATGCCGGGCATGCAGGCCGCGTTCGTCGAGGTCGGGCTGGAACGCGCCGCCTTCCTGCACGCCAACGATGTGGTGCGCCCGGCCCCGGTGGCCAGTGCCGACACCGAAGGCACCACCCTGCCGCCGCCGTCCTCCGTCCCGATCGTGGAGCTGCTGCGCGACGGGCAGGACATCGTGGTGCAGGTGGTGAAGGATCCGATCGGCACCAAGGGCGCCCGGCTCACCACCCAGATCAGCATTCCCTCGCGCTACATGGTGCTGCTGCCGCAGTCCAAGGTGGTCGGGGTGTCGGCACGGATCGAGGACGAGGCCGAGCGGGCGCGCCTGAAGACGCTGGTGACCGAACTTTCGGCCCAGCACGGCGGCTACGGCTACATCGTGCGGACCAACGCCGAGGGCCAGCCGGCCGAGGCCATCGCCGAGGACATCGCCTACCTGTCGCGGGTCTGGAACGTGGTCGAGCGCCGTGGCCGCGAGGCCGCCCCGTGCAGCGTGATCTACGAAGACCTGAGCCTGCCGCTGCGCTCGGTGCGCGACCTGATCCGCAAGGACGTGGACAAGGTCAAGGTGGACTCGAAGGAAACCTTCACCCAGCTGCAGGCGTTCGTGGCCAAGTACATGCCGGTGCTGGCCGAGAAGCTGGAGCTGTACAGCGGGGACCGCCCGATCTTCGACATGTTCGGGGTCGAGGATGAAATCGGCCGCGCGCTGGACAAGCAGGTGCCGCTGAAGTCCGGTGGCTACCTGGTGATCGACCAGACCGAGGCGATGACCACCATCGACGTCAACACCGGGTCGTTCCTGGGCCAGCGCAATCTGGAAGAGACGGTGTTCCGCACCAACCTGGAAGCGGCCCAGTCGGTGGCGCGCCAGCTGCGGCTGCGCAACCTGGGCGGGATCATCATCATCGACTTCATCGACATGGACGATGCCGAACACCGCCGCCAGGTGCTGCGCACGCTGGAAAAGGCGCTGGCCCGCGACCATGCCAAGACCACGGTCTATGAGTTCTCGCCGCTGGGGCTGGTCGAGATGACCCGCAAGCGCACCGTGGAAAGCCTGGAGCGGCAGCTGTCCGAGCCGTGCCCGGAATGCAGCGGGCGCGGCTCGATCAAGACCGCCGAGACGGTCACCTACGAGATCTTCCGCGAGATCACCCGCGCGGTGCGCCAGTTCGACGCAGCGCGGCTGCTGGTGATCGCTTCGTCCAAGGTGGTGGCCCGGATCACCGACGAGGAATCGGCGGCGGTGGCCGAGCTGGAGGAATTCCTGGGCAAGTCGATCCGCTTCCAGGCCGATGAGCAGTACCTGCAGGAGCAGTTCGATGTCGTCCTGCTCTGA
- a CDS encoding Maf-like protein, with the protein MLYLASRSPRRTDLLARLDRPFRALDLDVPEVRAAGETAQDYVRRVAVDKARAGLALVADDPHACVLGADTEVVLDGEVFGKPVDTADAAAMLRRLSGRTHQVMTVVALVAAGIEQVVEVVSEVSFIALDDAAIAAYVATGEPMGKAGAYAIQGGAERYIRHLAGSYSGVMGLPLQQTEQLLQAFESKGVAHV; encoded by the coding sequence ATGCTTTATCTTGCCTCCCGTTCCCCCCGACGAACCGATCTGCTGGCGCGCCTGGACCGACCGTTCCGCGCGTTGGACCTGGACGTGCCCGAAGTACGGGCCGCCGGCGAAACCGCCCAGGACTATGTGCGGCGCGTGGCCGTGGACAAGGCCCGTGCCGGCCTGGCCCTGGTCGCCGATGACCCGCACGCGTGCGTGCTGGGCGCCGATACCGAAGTGGTGCTGGACGGGGAGGTGTTCGGCAAACCGGTCGATACCGCCGACGCCGCCGCAATGCTGCGCCGTCTGTCCGGCCGCACCCACCAGGTGATGACCGTGGTGGCGCTGGTCGCCGCCGGAATCGAGCAGGTGGTGGAGGTGGTCTCGGAGGTCAGCTTCATCGCGCTGGACGACGCGGCCATTGCCGCCTATGTCGCCACTGGCGAACCGATGGGCAAGGCCGGTGCCTACGCCATCCAGGGCGGCGCAGAACGTTACATCCGCCACCTGGCGGGCAGCTATTCGGGCGTGATGGGCTTGCCCCTGCAGCAGACCGAACAGCTGCTGCAGGCATTCGAATCGAAGGGAGTCGCCCATGTCTGA
- a CDS encoding SIMPL domain-containing protein, producing MRRHALSPLLLALSLALGTSMTAHAQSQPAIAVPADGTLLNISANAEARGVPDVATLSAGVVTQATDGNTAMRQNAEQMVKVLAAIKAAGIAERDVQTSGVNLSPQYRYAENEAPKITGYQASNTVSLKARDIAKLGKVLDALAAQGANQINGPQFEIDQPEPVYDEARLAALKKAQARAETYAKSLGLRVRRIVSISESGGGNFRPVMMRAAAAPMAADISTPVSPGESTVSVNLDVVFDLGR from the coding sequence ATGCGTCGCCACGCCCTGTCCCCGCTGCTGCTCGCCCTGTCGCTTGCCCTGGGAACCTCGATGACCGCCCACGCCCAGTCCCAACCCGCCATCGCCGTGCCGGCCGACGGCACCCTGCTCAACATTTCGGCCAACGCCGAGGCGCGCGGCGTGCCCGACGTGGCCACGCTGTCGGCCGGGGTGGTGACCCAGGCCACTGACGGCAACACCGCCATGCGCCAGAACGCCGAGCAGATGGTGAAGGTGCTGGCCGCCATCAAGGCCGCCGGGATCGCCGAGCGTGACGTGCAGACCAGCGGGGTCAACCTCAGCCCGCAGTACCGGTATGCCGAGAACGAGGCGCCGAAGATCACCGGCTACCAGGCCAGCAATACGGTGAGCCTCAAGGCGCGTGACATTGCGAAGCTGGGCAAGGTGCTCGATGCGCTGGCCGCACAGGGCGCCAACCAGATCAACGGCCCGCAGTTCGAGATCGACCAGCCCGAACCGGTCTATGACGAGGCCCGCCTGGCCGCTCTGAAGAAGGCCCAGGCCCGCGCCGAAACGTATGCGAAATCGCTGGGCCTGCGCGTGCGCCGGATCGTCAGCATCTCTGAAAGTGGCGGTGGCAACTTCCGCCCGGTGATGATGCGCGCCGCGGCCGCGCCGATGGCGGCGGACATCTCCACGCCGGTGTCGCCTGGCGAGTCGACGGTGTCGGTAAACCTGGACGTGGTGTTCGACCTGGGCAGGTAA
- a CDS encoding energy transducer TonB, which translates to MVRTHPPLVPLHIDVSRVLGWSTALALHLLALMLLLIPAAYVAAPLPRDRMVINMIVPPVAQPEPPKPLPPTEPVPVRAPTTTPRVAPLPPPTATADDMLAVPPLPASDIQAPTLAPVEPAPAPSGEGVQLQYRSAPPPSYPIAAIRAGEQGTVVLRVQVDADGRPASVAIERSSGSRVLDNAARQQVLRHWRFVPAQVDGQAVPATGLVPVSFSLPE; encoded by the coding sequence ATGGTCCGTACGCATCCCCCGCTGGTCCCGCTTCATATCGACGTCTCGCGCGTGCTCGGCTGGAGCACCGCGCTGGCCCTGCATCTACTGGCGCTGATGCTCCTGCTGATCCCCGCCGCTTATGTGGCCGCGCCCCTCCCGCGCGACCGCATGGTGATCAACATGATCGTGCCACCGGTCGCCCAGCCCGAACCGCCCAAGCCGCTGCCGCCCACCGAACCGGTGCCGGTCCGTGCCCCCACCACCACCCCGCGCGTCGCTCCGCTGCCGCCACCGACCGCCACGGCCGACGACATGCTGGCCGTGCCCCCGCTGCCTGCCAGCGACATCCAGGCCCCAACCCTGGCCCCGGTGGAACCCGCCCCGGCCCCGTCAGGCGAAGGCGTGCAGCTGCAGTACCGCTCGGCCCCGCCGCCGAGCTACCCGATCGCCGCGATCCGCGCCGGCGAACAGGGCACGGTAGTGCTGCGGGTCCAGGTCGATGCCGATGGCCGGCCGGCCAGCGTGGCGATCGAACGCAGCAGTGGCTCGCGGGTGCTGGACAACGCCGCCCGCCAGCAGGTGCTGCGCCACTGGCGCTTCGTGCCGGCGCAGGTCGACGGCCAGGCAGTGCCGGCCACCGGGCTGGTGCCGGTGAGTTTCTCGCTGCCCGAATAG